Proteins encoded in a region of the Globicephala melas chromosome 1, mGloMel1.2, whole genome shotgun sequence genome:
- the PROK1 gene encoding prokineticin-1, with protein MRGTTRVSVMLLLVTVSDCAVITGACERDVQCGAGTCCAVSLWLRGLRVCTPLGWEGEECYPGSHKVPFFRKRQHHTCPCLPSLLCSRGRDGRYRCSTDLKNINL; from the exons ATGAGAGGTACCACGCGAGTCTCAGTCATGCTCCTCCTCGTGACTGTGTCCGACTGTGCCGTGATCACAGGG GCCTGCGAGCGGGACGTCCAGTGCGGGGCGGGCACCTGCTGCGCAGTCAGCCTGTGGCTGCGTGGGCTGCGGGTGTGCACCCcgctggggtgggaaggagaggagtGCTACCCCGGCAGCCACAAG gTCCCTTTCTTCAGAAAACGCCAGCACCACACCTGCCCCTGCCTGCCCAGCCTGCTGTGCTCCAGAGGCCGGGATGGCAGGTACCGCTGCTCCACTGACTTGAAGAACATCAACTTGTAG